A single region of the Triticum dicoccoides isolate Atlit2015 ecotype Zavitan chromosome 2B, WEW_v2.0, whole genome shotgun sequence genome encodes:
- the LOC119364370 gene encoding uncharacterized protein LOC119364370 yields MNSIRTGMSPPVIPRAHRGHFRHFTRLKESPIAIRERPWRASIGSFPSPSRPLSFISLPSHETLAAAPGSRLTPPRPPPPLDAFLRRCRRPFPRPLLASPPSLLLSRHTPAPPPTASNRAVGGQIRRNSDEQQRREDEEHDGGRWRGAAAAGLGRRRRASSSSRGRTRSTMVAVAGSGVWRRQGRAGAARRAGHVRRGAGCSSRGSSSSSLASSAPSSPPDPQGEENLERPLPRERLMEAVCSSPACCFLDH; encoded by the exons ATGAATAGTATTAGAACTGGGATGTCACCGCCTGTAATTCCCAGAGCCCACCGAGGACATTTTCGTCACTTCACGCGGTTGAAAGAGTCCCCAATAGCGATCCGGGAGAGACCATGGAGAGCGAGCATCGGGTCGTTCCCCTCCCCCTCCCGCCCACTCTCCTTTATTTCCCTCCCCTCCcatgaaaccctagccgccgcgcccGGCAGCCGCTTGacgccaccgcgccctcctcctccGCTTGACGCCTTTctacgccgctgccgccgcccgttCCCTCGCCCTCTCCTGGCGTCACCCccgtccctcctcctctcccgtcacACACCCGCCCCACCACCCACCGCCTCGAACCGCGCCGTCGGCGGCCAGATCCGCCGCAACAGCGACGAGCAGCAGCGGAGGGAGGACGAGGAGCACGACGGCGGACGGTGgcggggagcagcagcagcaggcctTGGGCGACGCCGACGAGCGTCGAGCAGCAGCAGAGGGAGGACGAGGAGCACGATGGTGGCGGTGGCGGGGAGTGGTGTATGGCGCCGCCAGGGCCGTGCTGGAGCGGCTCGACGCGCCGGCCACGTGCGCCGAGGAGCCGGCTGCTCCTCTCGTGGTTCCTCTTCTTCCTCACTGGCTTCTTCGGCTCCCTCATCTCCACCCG ATCCGCAGGGGGAGGAGAACCTGGAGCGACCGCTGCCGAGGGAGCGGCTGATGGAGGCAGTCTGTTCGTCTCCTGCTTGTTGTTTTTTAGACCACTAG